In Xiphophorus hellerii strain 12219 chromosome 13, Xiphophorus_hellerii-4.1, whole genome shotgun sequence, the following proteins share a genomic window:
- the ubap2l gene encoding ubiquitin-associated protein 2-like isoform X6, whose protein sequence is MMTSMGGNRARGSWEPTQGQTQSQTQHKQRPQATAEQIRLAQMISDHNDADFEEKVKQLVDITGKDQDESMIALHDCNGDVNRAINVLLEGSPDTDSWEMVGKKKGVSGQKEISQPETGEEGKENREKGGEKDAARRRGGAPRKGRGLSRGREFRGQENGLDGGKAGVAGRGAERGRRGRGRGRATVAVSGRRGGRFSAQAMGTFNPADYAEPAQTEENYGGGSTWNNTGSVELEEGAREGTNYPPKFESAPAPWRPATEEWGTEDWNEDLSETKIFTASNVASVPPPQENVTITKGQRIDLAVLLGKTPPSSSSETENTPMEAAQPSSLPQSLVFSNSKQGGPLSQTSSSAPYSQHSMTSMLSKGFGEVGDPKGGSTGTTGSQFLEQYKTAQALAQLAAQHSQAGPPNTAPPSWDNNASTLGQYEMKTQSESGIHSPFTKRQPYQTATSTSSMLDVFLQDKGLPPPSSVSSSSSLPQRTTSSSHVVPPPASSLPKMAAVPSLGQQVSQSSSDAQGSSPLPLHQHKLKQQKKRTSISTKIPAMAVEMPGSTDISGLNLQFGALQFGSEPVLQEYESTPATTTPGSQVQNSLYTSPSSESTPALSNSSQMEMYDQRAPQTRRYPPSVSSSPQKDLQPKNGFSSIQTSQSVEGSAVSVKPGSDSVTPSSVSSMAALADSGSGPASQSNLGALGHNEELPPSSIPPPQHNNSHPLQQNSLAPSSVRTSNSSLLQHPNVDGDMSLHSSFSSSVSAVPSSSVLPSSSSMAAVQVSLGAPQGSSLGPATVLTPSGQGPVSSLAMGVNAASMGAQTVAPASIIVSTTSSTVPSSATSSTRSSAASSGKAPPNLPPGVPPLLPNPYIMAPGLLHAYPPQVYGYDDLQMLQTRIPLDYYSIPFATPTTALTGREGSLTSNPYSGDLSKFGRGDASSPAPATTLAQTQQNQTQTHHTTQQPFLNPALPPGYSYTSLPYYTGMPGLPNTFQYGPAMFPVAPTSSKQHGVNVGVNASATPFQQASGYSSHGYSTGVSVTSSNTGVPDISGSVYTKTQSFEKQGFHAGTPAASFSLPSALGTGGPINPPAAAGYAPAPFMHILTPHQQPHSQILHHHLQQDGQSGTGQRSQNASIQQKSQINKSVYNSYNWGGN, encoded by the exons ATGATGACGTCCATGGGCGGGAACCGAGCCCGGGGCAGCTGGGAGCCGACACAGGGCCAAACACAGAGCCAGACACAGCACAAGCAGAGGCCTCAG GCCACCGCAGAGCAGATCCGACTCGCGCAGATGATTTCAGACCACAACGACGCAGACTTTGAGGAGAAGGTTAAACAG CTGGTTGACATCACAGGCAAGGACCAGGATGAGTCCATGATCGCTCTGCACGACTGCAACGGGGACGTCAACAGAGCTATTAACGTGTTGCTGGAGGGCAGCCCGGACACT GACTCCTGGGAAATGGTAGGGAAGAAGAAAGGAGTGTCTGGGCAGAAGGAAATCAGCCAGCCTGAAACCGGTGAGGAAGGAAAAGAGAACAGAGAGAAAGGTGGAGAGAAAGATGCTGCACGTCGTCGAGGTGGCGCTCCACGGAAAGGCCGCGGATTGAGCAGAGGACGAGAGT TCCGTGGCCAGGAGAATGGCTTGGATGGAGGCAAAGCTGGAGTGGCTGGTCGAGGAGCAGAGCGAGGCAGAAGAGGCAGGGGCAGAGGAAGGGCAACTGTTG CGGTATCCGGACGGAGAGGAGGCAGATTTTCGGCACAAGCCATGGG AACTTTCAACCCTGCAGACTATGCTGAGCCAGCCCAGACAGAGGAAAACTATGGAGGAGGCAGTACCTGGAACAACACAGGAAGTGTGGAGTTAGAGGAGGGTGCAA GAGAGGGAACAAATTACCCACCTAAGTTTGAATCTGCACCTG CTCCATGGAGACCTGCCACAGAGGAATGGGGAACCGAGGACTGGAATGAGGAT CTGTCAGAGACCAAGATTTTTACAGCTTCCAACGTTGCATCGGTTCCTCCGCCTCAAGAGAATGTCACAATCACCAAAGGACAGAg GATTGACCTTGCGGTGCTGCTGGGGAAGACTCCCCCATCTTCCTcctcagagacagaaaacaccCCCATGGAGGCCGCCCAGCCCTCCTCTCTGCCCCAGTCTCTGGTTTTTAGCAACTCCAAGCAAGGGGGGCCACTTTCCCAGACATCCTCCAGCGCCCCGTACTCCCAGCACAGCATG ACCAGCATGCTGAGTAAGGGATTTGGGGAAGTGGGAGACCCTAAAGGAGGCAGCACAGGAACTACTGGTTCCCAGTTCCTGGAGCAGTACAAGACCGCCCAGGCGCTGGCCCAGCTGGCAGCACAGCATTCCCAGGCTGGACCTCCCAACACGGCACCTCCATCCTGGGACAACAATGCCTCCACTCTGGGGCAATATG AGATGAAAACTCAGTCAGAATCTGGGATCCACTCACCCTTTACGAAGCGGCAGCCCTACCAAACTGCCACTTCAACCTCGTCCATGTTGGATGTTTTCCTGCAGGACAAAGGGCTgcctcctccttcctctgtctcctcctcttcctccttacCTCAACGAACCACATCTTCATCGCATGTGGTGCCGCCGCCTGCGTCCTCTCTTCCCAAAATGGCCGCCGTCCCCTCTCTGGGTCAGCAGGTCTCCCAGAGTTCTTCAGATGCCCAGGGCTCCAGTCCACTGCCTTTACATCAACACAAACtcaaacagcagaagaagagaacTTCTATTTCCACAAag ATTCCAGCAATGGCCGTTGAAATGCCCGGCTCCACAGACATTTCAGGCCTCAATCTTCAATTCGGAGCGCTgcagtttggatcagaaccagttcTACAAGAGTACGAGTCCACCCCTGCCACCACGACGCCAGGCAGCCAAGTTCAGAACAGCCTCTACACGAGTCCCAGCAG CGAATCAACTCCCGCTCTGTCGAACTCCAGCCAGATGGAAATGTACGATCAGAGAGCGCCTCAAACGCGCCGCTATCCCCCCTCGGTCTCATCCTCTCCTCAAAAGGACTTGCAGCCCAAG aatGGCTTCAGTTCAATACAAACTAGTCAGTCTGTTGAAG GCTCTGCGGTATCAGTAAAGCCGGGTTCTGATTCAGTCACGCCTTCATCCGTCTCCAGCATGGCCGCTCTGGCAGACAGCGGCTCCGGCCCCGCCAGTCAGTCGAACCTCGGCGCTCTCGGGCACAACGAAGAACTACCACCAAGCTCCATTCCCCCTCCTCAGCACAACAA ctcTCATCCATTGCAACAGAACAGTCTGGCTCCGTCTTCAGTTCGAACGTCAAACTCAAGCTTACTG CAGCACCCCAACGTAGACGGCGACATGAGCCTGCACTcgtccttctcctcctctgtctcagCTGTGCCGTCTTCATCGgtcctcccctcctcctcctccatggcTGCAGTGCAGGTGTCGCTAGGAGCCCCTCAGGGCTCCTCGTTGGGCCCTGCCACCGTCTTGACTCCCTCGGGCCAAGGTCCTGTCAGCAGTCTGGCCATGGGCGTCAACGCTGCCTCCATGGGTGCACAGACGGTGGCCCCCGCCTCCATCATAGTCTCTACGACATCCTCGACCGTTCCCTCTTCTGCCACTTCTTCCACACGCAGCTCTGCAGCTTCCTCAG GGAAAGCACCTCCAAACCTGCCACCTGGTGTGCCCCCTCTACTGCCCAACCCATACATTATGGCTCCAGGACTACTGCATGCCTACCCT CCTCAGGTGTATGGCTACGATGACCTACAAATGCTGCAAACAAGAATACCATTG gaTTATTATAGCATTCCATTTGCCACTCCAACAACGGCGCTGACAGGCAGAGAGGGCAGTCTGACAAGCAACCCGTACTCTG GCGACTTGTCGAAGTTCGGTCGAGGTGATGCATCGTCCCCGGCTCCGGCCACCACATTAGCTCAGACGCAACAGAATCAGACCCAGACGCACCACACTACGCAGCAGCCCTTCCTCAACCCGGCGCTGCCGCCTGGCTACAGCTACACAAGCCTCCCGTATTACACTGGCATGCCGGGCCTGCCCAACACCTTCCAATACGGACCTGCTATGTTTCCG GTGGCTCCTACCTCTTCGAAGCAACACGGTGTGAATGTTGGCGTTAATGCTTCTGCCACGCCCTTCCAGCAAGCGAGTGGCTACAGTTCCCATGGATACAGCACTG gagtTTCTGTGACATCAAGCAACACAGGAGTGCCGGATATTTCGGGATCTGTTTACACGAAGACACAG
- the ubap2l gene encoding ubiquitin-associated protein 2-like isoform X1, producing MMTSMGGNRARGSWEPTQGQTQSQTQHKQRPQATAEQIRLAQMISDHNDADFEEKVKQLVDITGKDQDESMIALHDCNGDVNRAINVLLEGSPDTDSWEMVGKKKGVSGQKEISQPETGEEGKENREKGGEKDAARRRGGAPRKGRGLSRGREFRGQENGLDGGKAGVAGRGAERGRRGRGRGRATVAVSGRRGGRFSAQAMGTFNPADYAEPAQTEENYGGGSTWNNTGSVELEEGAKYSAGEGTNYPPKFESAPAPWRPATEEWGTEDWNEDLSETKIFTASNVASVPPPQENVTITKGQRIDLAVLLGKTPPSSSSETENTPMEAAQPSSLPQSLVFSNSKQGGPLSQTSSSAPYSQHSMTSMLSKGFGEVGDPKGGSTGTTGSQFLEQYKTAQALAQLAAQHSQAGPPNTAPPSWDNNASTLGQYEMKTQSESGIHSPFTKRQPYQTATSTSSMLDVFLQDKGLPPPSSVSSSSSLPQRTTSSSHVVPPPASSLPKMAAVPSLGQQVSQSSSDAQGSSPLPLHQHKLKQQKKRTSISTKIPAMAVEMPGSTDISGLNLQFGALQFGSEPVLQEYESTPATTTPGSQVQNSLYTSPSSESTPALSNSSQMEMYDQRAPQTRRYPPSVSSSPQKDLQPKNGFSSIQTSQSVEGSAVSVKPGSDSVTPSSVSSMAALADSGSGPASQSNLGALGHNEELPPSSIPPPQHNNSHPLQQNSLAPSSVRTSNSSLLQHPNVDGDMSLHSSFSSSVSAVPSSSVLPSSSSMAAVQVSLGAPQGSSLGPATVLTPSGQGPVSSLAMGVNAASMGAQTVAPASIIVSTTSSTVPSSATSSTRSSAASSGKAPPNLPPGVPPLLPNPYIMAPGLLHAYPPQVYGYDDLQMLQTRIPLDYYSIPFATPTTALTGREGSLTSNPYSGDLSKFGRGDASSPAPATTLAQTQQNQTQTHHTTQQPFLNPALPPGYSYTSLPYYTGMPGLPNTFQYGPAMFPVAPTSSKQHGVNVGVNASATPFQQASGYSSHGYSTGYEDVGQASGSGDFCKGGYGTVVAAAASAQNKPASSVTGPGVGVSVTSSNTGVPDISGSVYTKTQSFEKQGFHAGTPAASFSLPSALGTGGPINPPAAAGYAPAPFMHILTPHQQPHSQILHHHLQQDGQSGTGQRSQNASIQQKSQINKSVYNSYNWGGN from the exons ATGATGACGTCCATGGGCGGGAACCGAGCCCGGGGCAGCTGGGAGCCGACACAGGGCCAAACACAGAGCCAGACACAGCACAAGCAGAGGCCTCAG GCCACCGCAGAGCAGATCCGACTCGCGCAGATGATTTCAGACCACAACGACGCAGACTTTGAGGAGAAGGTTAAACAG CTGGTTGACATCACAGGCAAGGACCAGGATGAGTCCATGATCGCTCTGCACGACTGCAACGGGGACGTCAACAGAGCTATTAACGTGTTGCTGGAGGGCAGCCCGGACACT GACTCCTGGGAAATGGTAGGGAAGAAGAAAGGAGTGTCTGGGCAGAAGGAAATCAGCCAGCCTGAAACCGGTGAGGAAGGAAAAGAGAACAGAGAGAAAGGTGGAGAGAAAGATGCTGCACGTCGTCGAGGTGGCGCTCCACGGAAAGGCCGCGGATTGAGCAGAGGACGAGAGT TCCGTGGCCAGGAGAATGGCTTGGATGGAGGCAAAGCTGGAGTGGCTGGTCGAGGAGCAGAGCGAGGCAGAAGAGGCAGGGGCAGAGGAAGGGCAACTGTTG CGGTATCCGGACGGAGAGGAGGCAGATTTTCGGCACAAGCCATGGG AACTTTCAACCCTGCAGACTATGCTGAGCCAGCCCAGACAGAGGAAAACTATGGAGGAGGCAGTACCTGGAACAACACAGGAAGTGTGGAGTTAGAGGAGGGTGCAA aATATTCTGCAGGAGAGGGAACAAATTACCCACCTAAGTTTGAATCTGCACCTG CTCCATGGAGACCTGCCACAGAGGAATGGGGAACCGAGGACTGGAATGAGGAT CTGTCAGAGACCAAGATTTTTACAGCTTCCAACGTTGCATCGGTTCCTCCGCCTCAAGAGAATGTCACAATCACCAAAGGACAGAg GATTGACCTTGCGGTGCTGCTGGGGAAGACTCCCCCATCTTCCTcctcagagacagaaaacaccCCCATGGAGGCCGCCCAGCCCTCCTCTCTGCCCCAGTCTCTGGTTTTTAGCAACTCCAAGCAAGGGGGGCCACTTTCCCAGACATCCTCCAGCGCCCCGTACTCCCAGCACAGCATG ACCAGCATGCTGAGTAAGGGATTTGGGGAAGTGGGAGACCCTAAAGGAGGCAGCACAGGAACTACTGGTTCCCAGTTCCTGGAGCAGTACAAGACCGCCCAGGCGCTGGCCCAGCTGGCAGCACAGCATTCCCAGGCTGGACCTCCCAACACGGCACCTCCATCCTGGGACAACAATGCCTCCACTCTGGGGCAATATG AGATGAAAACTCAGTCAGAATCTGGGATCCACTCACCCTTTACGAAGCGGCAGCCCTACCAAACTGCCACTTCAACCTCGTCCATGTTGGATGTTTTCCTGCAGGACAAAGGGCTgcctcctccttcctctgtctcctcctcttcctccttacCTCAACGAACCACATCTTCATCGCATGTGGTGCCGCCGCCTGCGTCCTCTCTTCCCAAAATGGCCGCCGTCCCCTCTCTGGGTCAGCAGGTCTCCCAGAGTTCTTCAGATGCCCAGGGCTCCAGTCCACTGCCTTTACATCAACACAAACtcaaacagcagaagaagagaacTTCTATTTCCACAAag ATTCCAGCAATGGCCGTTGAAATGCCCGGCTCCACAGACATTTCAGGCCTCAATCTTCAATTCGGAGCGCTgcagtttggatcagaaccagttcTACAAGAGTACGAGTCCACCCCTGCCACCACGACGCCAGGCAGCCAAGTTCAGAACAGCCTCTACACGAGTCCCAGCAG CGAATCAACTCCCGCTCTGTCGAACTCCAGCCAGATGGAAATGTACGATCAGAGAGCGCCTCAAACGCGCCGCTATCCCCCCTCGGTCTCATCCTCTCCTCAAAAGGACTTGCAGCCCAAG aatGGCTTCAGTTCAATACAAACTAGTCAGTCTGTTGAAG GCTCTGCGGTATCAGTAAAGCCGGGTTCTGATTCAGTCACGCCTTCATCCGTCTCCAGCATGGCCGCTCTGGCAGACAGCGGCTCCGGCCCCGCCAGTCAGTCGAACCTCGGCGCTCTCGGGCACAACGAAGAACTACCACCAAGCTCCATTCCCCCTCCTCAGCACAACAA ctcTCATCCATTGCAACAGAACAGTCTGGCTCCGTCTTCAGTTCGAACGTCAAACTCAAGCTTACTG CAGCACCCCAACGTAGACGGCGACATGAGCCTGCACTcgtccttctcctcctctgtctcagCTGTGCCGTCTTCATCGgtcctcccctcctcctcctccatggcTGCAGTGCAGGTGTCGCTAGGAGCCCCTCAGGGCTCCTCGTTGGGCCCTGCCACCGTCTTGACTCCCTCGGGCCAAGGTCCTGTCAGCAGTCTGGCCATGGGCGTCAACGCTGCCTCCATGGGTGCACAGACGGTGGCCCCCGCCTCCATCATAGTCTCTACGACATCCTCGACCGTTCCCTCTTCTGCCACTTCTTCCACACGCAGCTCTGCAGCTTCCTCAG GGAAAGCACCTCCAAACCTGCCACCTGGTGTGCCCCCTCTACTGCCCAACCCATACATTATGGCTCCAGGACTACTGCATGCCTACCCT CCTCAGGTGTATGGCTACGATGACCTACAAATGCTGCAAACAAGAATACCATTG gaTTATTATAGCATTCCATTTGCCACTCCAACAACGGCGCTGACAGGCAGAGAGGGCAGTCTGACAAGCAACCCGTACTCTG GCGACTTGTCGAAGTTCGGTCGAGGTGATGCATCGTCCCCGGCTCCGGCCACCACATTAGCTCAGACGCAACAGAATCAGACCCAGACGCACCACACTACGCAGCAGCCCTTCCTCAACCCGGCGCTGCCGCCTGGCTACAGCTACACAAGCCTCCCGTATTACACTGGCATGCCGGGCCTGCCCAACACCTTCCAATACGGACCTGCTATGTTTCCG GTGGCTCCTACCTCTTCGAAGCAACACGGTGTGAATGTTGGCGTTAATGCTTCTGCCACGCCCTTCCAGCAAGCGAGTGGCTACAGTTCCCATGGATACAGCACTG GCTATGAGGATGTGGGCCAGGCTTCAGGGAGTGGGGATTTCTGTAAGGGCGGATACGGCACTGTCGTGGCCGCTGCCGCTTCTGCACAAAACAAGCCAGCCAGCTCTGTCACCGGGCCTGGAGTCG gagtTTCTGTGACATCAAGCAACACAGGAGTGCCGGATATTTCGGGATCTGTTTACACGAAGACACAG
- the ubap2l gene encoding ubiquitin-associated protein 2-like isoform X2, producing the protein MMTSMGGNRARGSWEPTQGQTQSQTQHKQRPQATAEQIRLAQMISDHNDADFEEKVKQLVDITGKDQDESMIALHDCNGDVNRAINVLLEGSPDTDSWEMVGKKKGVSGQKEISQPETGEEGKENREKGGEKDAARRRGGAPRKGRGLSRGREFRGQENGLDGGKAGVAGRGAERGRRGRGRGRATVAVSGRRGGRFSAQAMGTFNPADYAEPAQTEENYGGGSTWNNTGSVELEEGAKYSAGEGTNYPPKFESAPAPWRPATEEWGTEDWNEDLSETKIFTASNVASVPPPQENVTITKGQRIDLAVLLGKTPPSSSSETENTPMEAAQPSSLPQSLVFSNSKQGGPLSQTSSSAPYSQHSMTSMLSKGFGEVGDPKGGSTGTTGSQFLEQYKTAQALAQLAAQHSQAGPPNTAPPSWDNNASTLGQYEMKTQSESGIHSPFTKRQPYQTATSTSSMLDVFLQDKGLPPPSSVSSSSSLPQRTTSSSHVVPPPASSLPKMAAVPSLGQQVSQSSSDAQGSSPLPLHQHKLKQQKKRTSISTKIPAMAVEMPGSTDISGLNLQFGALQFGSEPVLQEYESTPATTTPGSQVQNSLYTSPSSESTPALSNSSQMEMYDQRAPQTRRYPPSVSSSPQKDLQPKNGFSSIQTSQSVEGSAVSVKPGSDSVTPSSVSSMAALADSGSGPASQSNLGALGHNEELPPSSIPPPQHNNSHPLQQNSLAPSSVRTSNSSLLHPNVDGDMSLHSSFSSSVSAVPSSSVLPSSSSMAAVQVSLGAPQGSSLGPATVLTPSGQGPVSSLAMGVNAASMGAQTVAPASIIVSTTSSTVPSSATSSTRSSAASSGKAPPNLPPGVPPLLPNPYIMAPGLLHAYPPQVYGYDDLQMLQTRIPLDYYSIPFATPTTALTGREGSLTSNPYSGDLSKFGRGDASSPAPATTLAQTQQNQTQTHHTTQQPFLNPALPPGYSYTSLPYYTGMPGLPNTFQYGPAMFPVAPTSSKQHGVNVGVNASATPFQQASGYSSHGYSTGYEDVGQASGSGDFCKGGYGTVVAAAASAQNKPASSVTGPGVGVSVTSSNTGVPDISGSVYTKTQSFEKQGFHAGTPAASFSLPSALGTGGPINPPAAAGYAPAPFMHILTPHQQPHSQILHHHLQQDGQSGTGQRSQNASIQQKSQINKSVYNSYNWGGN; encoded by the exons ATGATGACGTCCATGGGCGGGAACCGAGCCCGGGGCAGCTGGGAGCCGACACAGGGCCAAACACAGAGCCAGACACAGCACAAGCAGAGGCCTCAG GCCACCGCAGAGCAGATCCGACTCGCGCAGATGATTTCAGACCACAACGACGCAGACTTTGAGGAGAAGGTTAAACAG CTGGTTGACATCACAGGCAAGGACCAGGATGAGTCCATGATCGCTCTGCACGACTGCAACGGGGACGTCAACAGAGCTATTAACGTGTTGCTGGAGGGCAGCCCGGACACT GACTCCTGGGAAATGGTAGGGAAGAAGAAAGGAGTGTCTGGGCAGAAGGAAATCAGCCAGCCTGAAACCGGTGAGGAAGGAAAAGAGAACAGAGAGAAAGGTGGAGAGAAAGATGCTGCACGTCGTCGAGGTGGCGCTCCACGGAAAGGCCGCGGATTGAGCAGAGGACGAGAGT TCCGTGGCCAGGAGAATGGCTTGGATGGAGGCAAAGCTGGAGTGGCTGGTCGAGGAGCAGAGCGAGGCAGAAGAGGCAGGGGCAGAGGAAGGGCAACTGTTG CGGTATCCGGACGGAGAGGAGGCAGATTTTCGGCACAAGCCATGGG AACTTTCAACCCTGCAGACTATGCTGAGCCAGCCCAGACAGAGGAAAACTATGGAGGAGGCAGTACCTGGAACAACACAGGAAGTGTGGAGTTAGAGGAGGGTGCAA aATATTCTGCAGGAGAGGGAACAAATTACCCACCTAAGTTTGAATCTGCACCTG CTCCATGGAGACCTGCCACAGAGGAATGGGGAACCGAGGACTGGAATGAGGAT CTGTCAGAGACCAAGATTTTTACAGCTTCCAACGTTGCATCGGTTCCTCCGCCTCAAGAGAATGTCACAATCACCAAAGGACAGAg GATTGACCTTGCGGTGCTGCTGGGGAAGACTCCCCCATCTTCCTcctcagagacagaaaacaccCCCATGGAGGCCGCCCAGCCCTCCTCTCTGCCCCAGTCTCTGGTTTTTAGCAACTCCAAGCAAGGGGGGCCACTTTCCCAGACATCCTCCAGCGCCCCGTACTCCCAGCACAGCATG ACCAGCATGCTGAGTAAGGGATTTGGGGAAGTGGGAGACCCTAAAGGAGGCAGCACAGGAACTACTGGTTCCCAGTTCCTGGAGCAGTACAAGACCGCCCAGGCGCTGGCCCAGCTGGCAGCACAGCATTCCCAGGCTGGACCTCCCAACACGGCACCTCCATCCTGGGACAACAATGCCTCCACTCTGGGGCAATATG AGATGAAAACTCAGTCAGAATCTGGGATCCACTCACCCTTTACGAAGCGGCAGCCCTACCAAACTGCCACTTCAACCTCGTCCATGTTGGATGTTTTCCTGCAGGACAAAGGGCTgcctcctccttcctctgtctcctcctcttcctccttacCTCAACGAACCACATCTTCATCGCATGTGGTGCCGCCGCCTGCGTCCTCTCTTCCCAAAATGGCCGCCGTCCCCTCTCTGGGTCAGCAGGTCTCCCAGAGTTCTTCAGATGCCCAGGGCTCCAGTCCACTGCCTTTACATCAACACAAACtcaaacagcagaagaagagaacTTCTATTTCCACAAag ATTCCAGCAATGGCCGTTGAAATGCCCGGCTCCACAGACATTTCAGGCCTCAATCTTCAATTCGGAGCGCTgcagtttggatcagaaccagttcTACAAGAGTACGAGTCCACCCCTGCCACCACGACGCCAGGCAGCCAAGTTCAGAACAGCCTCTACACGAGTCCCAGCAG CGAATCAACTCCCGCTCTGTCGAACTCCAGCCAGATGGAAATGTACGATCAGAGAGCGCCTCAAACGCGCCGCTATCCCCCCTCGGTCTCATCCTCTCCTCAAAAGGACTTGCAGCCCAAG aatGGCTTCAGTTCAATACAAACTAGTCAGTCTGTTGAAG GCTCTGCGGTATCAGTAAAGCCGGGTTCTGATTCAGTCACGCCTTCATCCGTCTCCAGCATGGCCGCTCTGGCAGACAGCGGCTCCGGCCCCGCCAGTCAGTCGAACCTCGGCGCTCTCGGGCACAACGAAGAACTACCACCAAGCTCCATTCCCCCTCCTCAGCACAACAA ctcTCATCCATTGCAACAGAACAGTCTGGCTCCGTCTTCAGTTCGAACGTCAAACTCAAGCTTACTG CACCCCAACGTAGACGGCGACATGAGCCTGCACTcgtccttctcctcctctgtctcagCTGTGCCGTCTTCATCGgtcctcccctcctcctcctccatggcTGCAGTGCAGGTGTCGCTAGGAGCCCCTCAGGGCTCCTCGTTGGGCCCTGCCACCGTCTTGACTCCCTCGGGCCAAGGTCCTGTCAGCAGTCTGGCCATGGGCGTCAACGCTGCCTCCATGGGTGCACAGACGGTGGCCCCCGCCTCCATCATAGTCTCTACGACATCCTCGACCGTTCCCTCTTCTGCCACTTCTTCCACACGCAGCTCTGCAGCTTCCTCAG GGAAAGCACCTCCAAACCTGCCACCTGGTGTGCCCCCTCTACTGCCCAACCCATACATTATGGCTCCAGGACTACTGCATGCCTACCCT CCTCAGGTGTATGGCTACGATGACCTACAAATGCTGCAAACAAGAATACCATTG gaTTATTATAGCATTCCATTTGCCACTCCAACAACGGCGCTGACAGGCAGAGAGGGCAGTCTGACAAGCAACCCGTACTCTG GCGACTTGTCGAAGTTCGGTCGAGGTGATGCATCGTCCCCGGCTCCGGCCACCACATTAGCTCAGACGCAACAGAATCAGACCCAGACGCACCACACTACGCAGCAGCCCTTCCTCAACCCGGCGCTGCCGCCTGGCTACAGCTACACAAGCCTCCCGTATTACACTGGCATGCCGGGCCTGCCCAACACCTTCCAATACGGACCTGCTATGTTTCCG GTGGCTCCTACCTCTTCGAAGCAACACGGTGTGAATGTTGGCGTTAATGCTTCTGCCACGCCCTTCCAGCAAGCGAGTGGCTACAGTTCCCATGGATACAGCACTG GCTATGAGGATGTGGGCCAGGCTTCAGGGAGTGGGGATTTCTGTAAGGGCGGATACGGCACTGTCGTGGCCGCTGCCGCTTCTGCACAAAACAAGCCAGCCAGCTCTGTCACCGGGCCTGGAGTCG gagtTTCTGTGACATCAAGCAACACAGGAGTGCCGGATATTTCGGGATCTGTTTACACGAAGACACAG